In Leptospira perdikensis, a single genomic region encodes these proteins:
- a CDS encoding thiamine pyrophosphate-binding protein has protein sequence MKKTGAWLVRYALEQIGVRYTFGIPGVHNTEIYDELNNSDLIHPMLVTHEGCGAFMADAISRTSDSIGAVVIVPAAGVTHAASGIGEAFLDGIPMLVIAGGVRSDSQFKYQLHDMDQHTLLKPITKKTFKIKSQEEVVETLYEAYQIAVSGEPGPVFVEIPVNIQLYEGPVESIPTYKEYSKTQTVIHTPFPSASVDEAVELLIKAKKPGLFLGWGAVDVTTSTVELAELLGAPVSTTLQGLSSFPGNHPLHCGMSFGVAAVPAATKAFSDCDCLLAVGTRFAEIATASFGVTVPKNLIHIDINPDVLNANYPAKVGITGDAKLILPELLKRLKLKIQLTDHSRKERTEKIKSDILKNKQAYKDEWFQHDSKERVNPAKFFSVLRTTLPDDGFVVVDDGNHTFLTAELMPIHQPKHMISPTDFNCMGYAVPATIATKLANPDKAVIGIIGDGAFLMTCMEIVTASRNKIGAIFTVFNDGELAQIAQAQQVPYNRKTCTVLGTTRFEGIAVATGAEYLRIESNDEIQDKLETAWNLTQEGRPVILDVHIDYSKKTRFTQGIVGTNIKRLPFAAKIRMISRALVRKVTG, from the coding sequence ATGAAAAAAACAGGTGCTTGGTTAGTAAGATATGCTTTAGAACAAATTGGAGTTCGTTATACCTTTGGAATTCCAGGAGTCCACAATACCGAAATCTATGATGAATTAAATAATTCTGATTTGATCCATCCTATGCTCGTAACTCATGAAGGTTGTGGTGCGTTTATGGCCGATGCAATCAGTCGCACCAGTGATTCTATTGGAGCGGTAGTCATTGTACCGGCAGCGGGGGTGACCCATGCCGCGAGTGGAATTGGGGAGGCTTTTTTAGATGGGATTCCTATGTTAGTGATTGCTGGTGGTGTGCGTAGTGATTCACAATTTAAATACCAATTGCATGATATGGACCAACATACTCTGCTCAAACCCATTACGAAAAAAACTTTCAAAATCAAATCACAAGAGGAAGTGGTCGAAACTCTTTACGAAGCCTATCAAATCGCTGTGAGTGGAGAACCAGGACCTGTATTTGTAGAAATTCCAGTAAACATTCAACTTTATGAGGGTCCGGTGGAATCCATTCCCACTTATAAAGAATATAGTAAAACACAAACAGTGATTCATACTCCATTTCCTTCGGCAAGTGTTGATGAAGCAGTTGAATTATTGATAAAAGCCAAAAAACCAGGTCTGTTTTTGGGATGGGGGGCGGTCGATGTGACCACTTCAACAGTTGAACTTGCAGAACTACTCGGAGCACCAGTCTCTACCACCTTACAGGGATTAAGTTCTTTTCCAGGAAATCATCCTTTGCACTGCGGAATGAGTTTCGGTGTCGCAGCAGTGCCGGCAGCTACAAAGGCATTTTCTGATTGTGATTGTTTACTCGCGGTGGGAACTCGTTTTGCCGAAATCGCAACGGCAAGTTTTGGAGTAACAGTACCAAAAAATCTAATTCATATCGATATCAATCCAGATGTTTTAAATGCCAATTACCCTGCCAAAGTAGGAATTACAGGTGATGCCAAATTAATACTACCAGAATTGCTTAAGCGGTTAAAACTTAAAATTCAACTAACGGATCATAGTCGAAAAGAACGAACAGAAAAAATTAAATCAGATATCCTAAAAAACAAACAGGCGTACAAGGATGAATGGTTTCAACATGATAGTAAGGAAAGAGTCAATCCGGCAAAATTTTTCAGTGTTTTGCGTACAACCTTACCTGATGATGGGTTTGTTGTCGTAGATGATGGGAATCATACATTTCTAACAGCAGAACTTATGCCCATTCATCAACCAAAACATATGATTTCTCCTACTGATTTTAATTGTATGGGTTATGCGGTGCCGGCAACGATCGCAACAAAATTAGCAAATCCTGATAAGGCTGTGATTGGAATCATAGGTGATGGAGCTTTCCTTATGACTTGTATGGAAATTGTAACTGCTAGTAGAAACAAAATCGGAGCCATTTTTACTGTATTCAATGACGGCGAATTGGCTCAAATTGCACAGGCCCAACAAGTCCCTTACAATCGTAAAACCTGTACGGTCCTTGGAACCACTCGTTTTGAAGGGATTGCCGTAGCAACGGGTGCGGAATATTTGCGAATAGAAAGTAATGATGAGATCCAAGATAAATTAGAAACTGCTTGGAACCTTACCCAAGAAGGTCGTCCCGTCATTTTGGATGTTCATATCGATTACAGTAAAAAAACGCGTTTCACCCAAGGGATTGTGGGAACCAACATAAAACGCCTTCCATTTGCTGCAAAAATACGAATGATCAGCCGAGCCCTGGTGCGAAAAGTGACTGGATAG
- a CDS encoding SpoIIE family protein phosphatase, whose amino-acid sequence MEKPILAGSGGNVKRETIFWDLTLKLEAFTHTVPVPFAVYYAIITQKMEPEHWRIFIALCVVFATGIGLLGTFARHLLLKYVYAKIERIPIPFNGNSSLSKEEVEYARSVKILLFRYPLVEAIIIVIRWLSGVIPISLLFFHLVAYMPSVTRSAIFTFVMIAPISFVTYYFISENSIRCLFDLPQIKNIELQEKDIPKFNYFARILVAFFSLAALPFVIFSYILYSLAMGEIAVKDPMIPIVTVSFIFIVPLIVCSYVVAKSVNEGLGETSRSLGELAKGNFDVLVTPKSSDDFAKQAFYLNSVIAKLKGMYEEIKNLNEGLEEKVTLRTNELNQTLQDISKLKIQQDGDYFLTYQLLSPLAVKDVESTQLEVDHLVSQKKVFEYKNRRYDIGGDINISHSIILQKRKFLLFANADAMGKSMQGAGGALVFGAVFQSLVQRTKTDPSYELIDPEDWLKTNLQEMHMIFEAFDGTMLVSLTMGLLEEDTGRLFFLNAEHPPIVLYRKEKAEYLQADHSSRKLGTLGATPIQNIKEFQLESEDVLIIGSDGKDDVLRLDAEGKWEINSDEQVFLKLVESTKGDLLAITKQIESSGQVIDDISLIRIRYLPKTI is encoded by the coding sequence ATGGAAAAACCGATATTGGCTGGATCAGGTGGGAACGTGAAACGAGAAACTATCTTTTGGGATTTAACCCTAAAACTCGAAGCGTTTACTCATACAGTTCCCGTTCCGTTTGCTGTGTATTATGCTATCATTACACAAAAAATGGAACCTGAACACTGGCGAATTTTTATCGCCCTCTGTGTTGTGTTTGCTACTGGAATTGGTCTTCTCGGTACTTTTGCTCGCCACTTATTATTAAAATATGTTTATGCAAAAATTGAAAGAATCCCCATCCCTTTCAATGGAAATTCTTCCTTATCCAAAGAAGAAGTAGAATATGCCCGATCAGTAAAAATTCTTCTATTCCGTTATCCCTTAGTCGAAGCTATCATAATCGTAATACGTTGGTTATCTGGTGTCATTCCCATCAGCCTCTTATTTTTTCATTTAGTGGCATATATGCCTTCTGTTACTCGCTCTGCAATTTTTACTTTTGTAATGATTGCACCGATTTCTTTTGTAACGTATTATTTTATTTCTGAAAATTCCATTCGTTGTCTATTTGATCTTCCTCAAATCAAAAACATAGAACTTCAGGAAAAGGACATTCCTAAGTTTAATTATTTTGCAAGGATTCTAGTTGCCTTCTTTAGTTTGGCCGCCCTACCCTTTGTTATTTTTTCTTACATCCTTTATTCTCTCGCCATGGGTGAAATTGCGGTAAAAGACCCAATGATTCCCATTGTTACTGTTTCTTTTATTTTTATCGTTCCTCTGATTGTTTGTTCTTATGTTGTGGCTAAGTCAGTAAACGAAGGCCTTGGTGAAACCAGTAGATCCTTAGGGGAACTTGCCAAAGGAAATTTCGACGTTCTTGTCACTCCTAAATCCAGTGACGATTTCGCCAAACAAGCATTTTATCTCAATTCAGTAATTGCTAAATTGAAAGGAATGTATGAGGAAATTAAAAATCTAAATGAAGGATTAGAAGAGAAGGTAACTCTTAGAACCAACGAACTAAATCAGACCTTACAAGATATAAGTAAATTAAAAATCCAACAAGATGGAGACTACTTTCTCACCTATCAACTATTAAGCCCTCTTGCCGTTAAAGATGTAGAAAGCACACAACTAGAAGTGGATCACTTAGTAAGTCAGAAAAAAGTATTCGAATACAAAAATCGAAGGTATGACATAGGAGGGGACATCAACATCTCCCACTCTATTATTTTACAAAAAAGAAAGTTTTTGCTTTTTGCCAATGCAGATGCAATGGGTAAGTCCATGCAAGGTGCTGGTGGTGCACTCGTTTTTGGGGCGGTGTTCCAATCCCTAGTACAAAGAACCAAAACAGATCCAAGTTATGAACTAATCGACCCAGAAGACTGGCTAAAAACAAACCTTCAAGAAATGCATATGATCTTTGAGGCCTTTGACGGAACCATGCTCGTATCTCTTACCATGGGCCTTTTGGAAGAGGATACAGGGAGGTTGTTCTTTCTAAATGCAGAACATCCTCCGATTGTTTTGTACAGAAAGGAAAAGGCCGAATACTTACAAGCGGATCATTCTTCTCGAAAACTAGGTACTTTAGGAGCAACTCCCATCCAAAACATAAAGGAATTCCAACTCGAATCCGAAGATGTGCTTATCATTGGTTCCGATGGAAAGGATGATGTGTTACGTTTGGATGCAGAAGGAAAATGGGAAATCAATTCGGATGAACAGGTATTTTTGAAACTTGTTGAATCCACAAAAGGTGATTTACTCGCGATCACAAAACAAATTGAATCCTCAGGACAGGTCATTGACGATATTTCCTTAATCCGAATCCGCTATTTACCTAAAACCATTTAA
- a CDS encoding acetyl-CoA acetyltransferase — MSEKVFVLGGEQTDFQRNWTKEGKTFMSMMREVLDDALEKVGISYDEIKRLNKENRVAVFVGNFDAEQYANQGHLGAFLTEVNPALFGVPGARYEAACASGSVALDAAITHIRAEDYDLAIVLGVEVMKTVSSSVGGDFLGTAAYYDKEAKGVQFPFPKLFGKLADVILERYELKEERFMDALAEISRINYANAKRNPKAQTRTWFMNKEHAMARGGDNNMAVGGRLCITDCSQVTDGAAVTLLASKSYAKDYAKKTGRKFDDIPRIKGWGHRVAPITFEAKKQESVGDKYILPWTRQTVKDAYKRADLDVKNIDVFETHDCFTSSEYAAISAFGISEPGKEHIAIEDGTIDFGGKKPINPSGGLIGVGHPVGASGVRMMLDLYKQVTNTAGDYQVKGAKNGLMLNIGGSATTNFVFILGK; from the coding sequence ATGAGTGAAAAAGTATTCGTATTAGGCGGAGAACAAACCGACTTCCAAAGAAACTGGACCAAAGAAGGAAAAACCTTCATGTCCATGATGCGTGAAGTTTTAGATGATGCTCTTGAAAAAGTTGGCATTAGTTATGATGAAATCAAACGATTGAACAAAGAAAACCGAGTGGCTGTTTTTGTTGGTAACTTCGATGCAGAACAGTATGCCAACCAAGGTCACTTAGGTGCTTTTTTAACAGAAGTAAACCCTGCTCTTTTCGGTGTTCCTGGTGCTCGTTACGAAGCAGCTTGTGCTTCTGGTTCCGTTGCTCTTGATGCTGCCATCACACATATCCGTGCTGAAGATTATGATCTAGCGATCGTTCTTGGTGTGGAAGTGATGAAAACTGTATCTTCTTCTGTGGGTGGTGACTTTCTTGGAACTGCTGCATATTATGATAAAGAAGCGAAGGGAGTTCAATTTCCTTTCCCTAAACTTTTCGGAAAACTAGCAGACGTGATCCTCGAGCGTTACGAACTAAAAGAAGAACGTTTTATGGATGCTCTTGCTGAAATTTCTCGTATCAATTACGCAAACGCAAAACGTAACCCAAAAGCACAAACTCGTACATGGTTCATGAACAAAGAACATGCTATGGCACGTGGTGGAGACAACAACATGGCTGTGGGTGGAAGACTTTGTATCACTGACTGTTCCCAAGTAACAGACGGTGCTGCGGTGACTCTACTTGCTTCTAAAAGTTACGCGAAAGATTACGCTAAAAAAACTGGTCGCAAATTTGATGATATCCCTCGTATCAAAGGATGGGGTCACCGAGTAGCACCAATTACTTTTGAAGCAAAAAAACAAGAATCCGTTGGGGACAAATACATCCTTCCATGGACTCGCCAAACAGTAAAAGATGCTTACAAACGTGCTGATTTAGATGTTAAAAACATTGATGTGTTCGAAACACATGACTGTTTTACTTCTTCTGAATACGCTGCCATCTCTGCTTTCGGAATCTCTGAACCAGGAAAAGAACACATCGCTATCGAAGATGGAACCATTGACTTTGGTGGTAAAAAACCAATCAATCCATCCGGTGGACTCATTGGTGTGGGTCACCCGGTTGGTGCTTCTGGGGTTCGTATGATGCTCGATCTTTACAAACAAGTAACGAACACGGCAGGTGACTACCAAGTGAAAGGAGCAAAGAATGGTCTTATGCTCAACATTGGTGGATCAGCAACGACGAACTTCGTGTTCATCTTAGGAAAGTAA
- a CDS encoding methyl-accepting chemotaxis protein — protein sequence MRKNLPVTDKEIEFPEGTKITSKTDLKGIITYVNADFLRISGYLEEELLGEPHNIIRHPDMPKLAFQDLWDTIKVENSWVGIVKNRTKSGDYYWVDANVSPIYEDGKHVGYMSVRTKATKEQIGAAEGLYTKINAGKWKPKRIGFLEGMSTRTIFLIQTFVSGLLLVLFSLKSNSNFPFLSDPLCFGMGFVIFFLLAVLGFGKVTRNSQSYLRAKKYLENLNHGKLKFDVDMEKTGEHSELLNLIRKTQVEFRGMISQLIGNAEIVKSQIAGLTHAVEHIHIAFQELSNAMFTLADSSNITRESSESIFHQMDSLNHLISSIRSESNTVQLESTEAYEFSISGKERSDKAIAQFNKAKKQIIKTSETIKDLGEKTKVIRKITETIAAISEKTNLLSLNASIESARAGEAGKGFAVVAGEVGKLAEQSNKSVKEISAFIAELTSKILQTVTDIQEGLSEVEVGSLEFETVQVEMDKILKNAEETKISAEKIHGSTEGTESMSGNVLGNIEKIQTQLVHTSSIVEELSAAANEQKQTIAAIEGSISHLAQVADRLDSVAFRFQF from the coding sequence ATGCGCAAGAACCTACCTGTCACTGACAAAGAAATCGAGTTCCCAGAAGGAACAAAGATCACTTCCAAAACAGATTTAAAAGGAATCATCACTTATGTGAATGCTGATTTTTTGCGTATCAGTGGATACTTGGAAGAGGAACTCCTCGGTGAACCACACAATATCATCCGCCATCCCGATATGCCAAAACTGGCCTTCCAAGATTTATGGGATACCATCAAGGTAGAAAATTCTTGGGTGGGTATAGTCAAAAATCGGACAAAGTCCGGTGATTATTATTGGGTCGATGCCAATGTTTCTCCCATTTACGAAGATGGAAAACATGTGGGTTATATGTCTGTGCGAACTAAAGCGACTAAAGAACAAATTGGCGCGGCTGAAGGTCTTTATACCAAAATCAATGCTGGGAAATGGAAACCAAAAAGAATTGGATTTTTAGAGGGAATGTCCACTCGAACGATTTTTTTGATACAAACTTTTGTTAGTGGATTGTTGCTCGTTTTGTTTTCTCTAAAATCGAATTCGAATTTTCCTTTTTTGAGTGATCCTTTGTGCTTCGGAATGGGTTTTGTTATTTTTTTCCTTCTGGCGGTATTGGGTTTTGGAAAGGTCACGAGAAATTCCCAGTCGTATTTAAGAGCAAAAAAATATTTAGAGAATTTGAATCATGGAAAACTCAAGTTTGATGTGGATATGGAAAAGACCGGGGAACATTCAGAACTTCTTAATTTGATCCGAAAAACGCAGGTAGAATTTCGAGGGATGATTTCTCAACTCATTGGGAATGCTGAAATTGTAAAGTCGCAGATCGCAGGACTGACCCATGCTGTGGAACATATCCACATTGCCTTTCAAGAACTTTCGAATGCCATGTTTACTCTTGCCGATTCTAGTAATATCACTCGCGAAAGTTCCGAAAGTATTTTTCATCAAATGGATTCTTTAAATCACCTAATCAGTAGTATACGATCAGAGTCCAATACAGTTCAGTTGGAATCAACAGAAGCCTATGAGTTTTCTATTTCGGGAAAGGAACGTTCGGATAAAGCCATTGCACAGTTCAACAAAGCCAAAAAACAAATTATCAAAACTTCAGAAACGATCAAAGATTTAGGTGAAAAAACAAAGGTCATTCGAAAGATTACAGAAACCATTGCTGCCATTTCTGAAAAAACCAACTTACTTTCCTTAAATGCATCGATCGAATCGGCAAGGGCAGGAGAGGCCGGAAAAGGTTTTGCTGTGGTTGCCGGTGAAGTGGGAAAATTGGCCGAACAATCGAACAAATCGGTTAAAGAAATCTCTGCTTTTATCGCCGAGTTGACATCTAAAATTTTACAAACAGTGACTGATATCCAAGAAGGACTTAGCGAAGTGGAAGTGGGATCATTGGAGTTTGAAACCGTTCAAGTAGAAATGGATAAAATTCTAAAGAACGCAGAAGAAACCAAAATCAGTGCAGAAAAAATTCACGGTTCCACAGAAGGAACAGAGTCCATGTCGGGTAATGTTTTAGGAAATATAGAAAAAATCCAAACCCAACTGGTTCATACTTCTTCCATCGTTGAAGAGCTGTCAGCTGCTGCCAATGAACAAAAACAAACTATAGCCGCCATTGAAGGATCCATTTCCCATTTGGCCCAAGTGGCGGATCGATTAGATTCGGTCGCCTTTAGATTTCAGTTTTAA
- a CDS encoding 3-hydroxyacyl-CoA dehydrogenase NAD-binding domain-containing protein: protein MREIKTVTILGANGAMGSGSAGVIAAFGGAKVHMLARDVEKAKQGIEAAVASVKTDTIRARMIPGSYDADLEKAVAESDWVFELVAESYEVKEPINIRIAKARRPGTIVSTVSSGLSIGRLAKAYDEDGQKHYYGTHFFNPPYKMILCELVTHSGNDKKVTQALGEYLDKVLGRAVVYTNDTPAFAGNRIGFQLMNEVAHFAEKYADKGGIALLDEIMSGYTGRAMGPLATADFVGLDVHKAIVDNIYDNTKDEAHETFKLPGYFQKLIDAGKLGMKSGGGLTKVVKHADGKREKFVYNIKTGEYDPYPKFDIPFIKEARQKIKESDYKGAMDVVKKASGFEADIARYFISRYISYSLSLVGEVVDTKENTDGAMGFGFNWVPASAFVDFLGGPKETIKLMETSKVPVPKLLKDAKEGKKFYELGDKLDARSLFKG, encoded by the coding sequence ATGAGAGAAATCAAAACTGTCACGATTTTAGGTGCCAACGGAGCCATGGGTTCTGGAAGTGCGGGCGTCATTGCTGCCTTCGGTGGTGCTAAAGTCCATATGCTCGCTAGAGATGTTGAAAAAGCAAAACAGGGTATCGAAGCCGCTGTCGCATCCGTAAAAACGGATACAATCCGCGCAAGAATGATCCCCGGTTCCTACGATGCGGATCTGGAAAAAGCTGTCGCAGAGTCAGATTGGGTATTCGAACTCGTGGCGGAAAGTTACGAAGTCAAAGAACCGATCAATATTCGTATCGCGAAAGCTCGTCGTCCCGGAACCATTGTTTCCACTGTGTCCTCTGGACTTTCTATTGGTCGTTTGGCAAAAGCTTACGACGAAGATGGACAAAAACACTACTACGGAACCCATTTTTTTAACCCTCCTTATAAAATGATCCTTTGTGAACTCGTCACTCACTCTGGTAATGATAAAAAAGTGACACAAGCGTTAGGTGAATACTTGGATAAAGTACTCGGTCGCGCTGTTGTTTATACAAATGACACTCCTGCCTTCGCTGGAAACCGCATTGGATTTCAGTTAATGAACGAAGTGGCTCACTTTGCTGAGAAATATGCTGACAAAGGTGGAATCGCCCTTCTTGACGAAATCATGTCTGGTTACACTGGTCGCGCTATGGGACCACTCGCCACTGCTGACTTCGTGGGACTTGATGTTCACAAAGCCATCGTAGACAATATCTACGACAATACAAAAGACGAAGCTCACGAAACTTTCAAACTTCCTGGTTACTTCCAAAAGTTAATCGATGCCGGTAAACTTGGTATGAAATCTGGTGGTGGTCTTACTAAAGTTGTGAAACACGCTGACGGAAAACGTGAGAAGTTTGTTTATAATATCAAAACTGGTGAGTATGATCCATATCCAAAATTTGATATTCCTTTTATCAAAGAAGCCCGCCAAAAAATCAAAGAGTCTGATTACAAAGGTGCAATGGATGTAGTTAAAAAAGCATCCGGTTTCGAAGCAGACATTGCTCGTTACTTCATTTCACGTTATATCAGTTATTCGCTTTCTCTCGTGGGAGAAGTGGTTGATACAAAAGAAAACACTGATGGCGCTATGGGTTTCGGTTTTAACTGGGTTCCTGCTTCCGCGTTTGTTGATTTCCTTGGTGGACCAAAAGAAACAATTAAGTTAATGGAAACGTCTAAAGTACCAGTTCCAAAACTTTTAAAAGATGCAAAAGAAGGCAAAAAGTTCTACGAACTTGGCGACAAACTTGATGCAAGGTCTCTCTTCAAAGGTTAA
- a CDS encoding LIC10707 family hydrolase, with the protein MLVAQPFANIPDTESCNTSSMFSSPIQSSPDPVNPLYYSKTRVTFYGDSRIDFANAVPLGYNPALYYAPLIQSADYPGVSFSLGLFYGVSSLDFYLGTDPSWNIQNFGHGGDSSIAMFDHLKKCLGRPNYTIAPNVAFEIGGNDYLQNMLMIMLLPWNGDAYINRTLNNIERSITLLYQKRKNVLIVGNYPAIGWSALLGLPDEHKGFAFKTFNFKYQYILHRRSISDQISFANAQASIQDILKDILTEYNGVSMADLLGGVIYATLTNPINDDKKCFGMTIPQNVLAPYFCWLAANLSAPGTIPSHLMLRQELQYPEIQSRRRPYFQAQGLTLEYLQIWEKFISPFTGEPWVVNDALMGDVVHPNAIGLSVWGQQVAAKIKSMGWHLPAVPPVTTPPPPPTDTGGEVVDRPEPKPISDLELLILCFWFGFCHL; encoded by the coding sequence ATGTTGGTTGCACAACCATTTGCAAATATACCTGATACTGAATCTTGCAATACAAGCTCTATGTTTTCTTCACCAATTCAATCATCACCTGATCCAGTAAATCCACTTTACTACTCTAAAACTAGAGTAACTTTTTATGGGGATAGTCGCATTGACTTTGCCAATGCAGTTCCTTTGGGGTATAATCCGGCTTTGTATTATGCACCCTTGATTCAATCCGCAGATTATCCTGGGGTTTCTTTTTCCCTTGGACTTTTTTATGGAGTATCCAGTTTGGATTTTTATTTAGGCACGGATCCGAGTTGGAACATTCAAAATTTTGGCCATGGTGGCGATAGTTCCATTGCAATGTTCGACCATTTGAAAAAATGTCTTGGTCGGCCTAATTATACTATCGCACCAAATGTTGCGTTTGAAATTGGAGGGAATGATTATTTGCAGAATATGTTGATGATTATGCTTTTGCCTTGGAATGGAGATGCCTATATCAACAGAACTCTAAATAATATTGAAAGATCGATTACTCTCTTATACCAGAAAAGAAAAAATGTTTTAATTGTCGGGAATTATCCTGCTATTGGCTGGTCGGCATTGTTAGGGTTACCTGATGAACATAAGGGATTTGCATTTAAAACATTTAATTTTAAATACCAATATATCCTTCATAGGCGATCCATTTCCGATCAAATTTCTTTCGCCAATGCGCAAGCTTCCATCCAAGATATTTTAAAAGATATTTTGACCGAATATAATGGTGTGTCGATGGCTGATTTGTTGGGAGGGGTGATCTATGCTACTTTGACAAATCCAATCAATGATGATAAAAAATGTTTTGGAATGACGATACCTCAAAATGTGTTAGCCCCGTATTTCTGTTGGCTCGCTGCGAATCTTAGTGCACCAGGTACAATACCCTCTCATTTAATGCTTCGCCAAGAGTTACAATACCCTGAAATACAATCTAGGAGGCGACCGTATTTCCAAGCACAAGGATTAACTCTCGAATACTTACAAATTTGGGAAAAATTTATAAGTCCATTCACGGGAGAGCCTTGGGTTGTGAATGATGCTTTGATGGGAGATGTTGTGCATCCGAATGCCATTGGGCTTTCTGTTTGGGGCCAGCAGGTAGCCGCCAAAATCAAAAGTATGGGTTGGCATCTCCCAGCTGTTCCTCCTGTAACGACTCCTCCACCGCCACCGACAGATACTGGTGGTGAAGTGGTAGACAGACCAGAACCAAAACCAATTTCAGATTTAGAATTACTAATTCTATGTTTTTGGTTTGGATTTTGCCATTTATAA
- a CDS encoding DUF2721 domain-containing protein yields MFESFSNSEILSGMITPAVLVSACASLIFSTANRLGRIFDRVNLLKSEVELLLEGKRGFQKERMVYMRQQLLIQKKRAVLIQRSMAFLYLATSLFVISSLTLAITLAFAKEFSWIPTVVAITGGVCLFLASALLFYESRYNLTFINRQIEFTEFLEREVREK; encoded by the coding sequence ATGTTCGAATCTTTTTCCAACTCCGAAATTCTTTCCGGTATGATCACCCCAGCCGTCCTTGTTTCTGCTTGTGCCAGTTTGATATTTTCCACAGCCAACAGGCTTGGACGAATTTTTGATCGTGTGAATCTTTTAAAATCGGAAGTGGAATTACTACTCGAAGGCAAACGAGGTTTTCAAAAAGAACGAATGGTTTACATGCGCCAACAGCTCCTCATCCAAAAAAAACGCGCCGTCCTCATCCAACGTTCCATGGCTTTTTTGTATTTGGCCACTTCTCTATTTGTGATTTCAAGCCTAACACTCGCCATCACCCTTGCTTTTGCCAAAGAGTTTTCTTGGATTCCGACCGTTGTGGCAATTACCGGCGGCGTTTGTTTGTTTTTGGCAAGTGCCCTGTTATTTTACGAAAGTAGATATAATCTAACATTCATTAACCGACAAATTGAATTTACGGAGTTTTTGGAGAGAGAAGTTCGGGAAAAATAA
- a CDS encoding tRNA dihydrouridine synthase, whose protein sequence is MRILLAPMEGLLDYRLRDTLTRVGGFDECVSEFIRVNDTLLPSHRFYRYVPELYDGCRTKAGVPVKVQLLGSDPICMAENASKVASLGAYGIDINFGCPAPTVNRNRGGAALLKEPDQMFAIVKAIRSAVPQEIPVTAKMRLGFDSTELALVCAKALEEGGAEEIVVHARTKTDGYKPPAYWDWIQKIVTTVKVPVVANGEIWTTSDANRCKEISGCRDIMIGRGVVANPALALMIRQDKNECLTWEEMKEILFQYWLSLEADMEAKSRAGRIKQWLHYLSRQYPEAEKDFETVKRFTKLEDFTKYLKIPVVVM, encoded by the coding sequence TTGCGAATCTTACTTGCCCCCATGGAAGGACTTCTGGATTACCGATTGCGTGATACACTAACACGCGTAGGTGGATTTGATGAATGTGTCAGCGAATTCATTCGTGTGAACGATACTCTCTTACCATCTCATAGATTCTATCGATATGTTCCTGAGTTGTATGATGGATGCCGAACCAAAGCGGGGGTTCCAGTAAAAGTGCAACTATTAGGTTCCGATCCCATTTGTATGGCAGAGAACGCAAGTAAGGTGGCATCTCTTGGTGCATATGGTATTGATATTAATTTCGGATGTCCTGCACCTACAGTCAACAGAAACCGTGGGGGTGCTGCTCTTCTCAAAGAACCCGACCAGATGTTTGCGATTGTAAAGGCTATTCGCAGTGCTGTTCCTCAAGAAATTCCTGTGACTGCCAAGATGCGTCTCGGTTTTGACTCCACCGAACTGGCGCTTGTTTGTGCCAAGGCTTTGGAAGAGGGCGGAGCTGAAGAAATTGTGGTTCATGCCAGAACCAAAACAGACGGATACAAACCTCCTGCTTACTGGGATTGGATTCAAAAAATTGTTACTACAGTAAAGGTTCCTGTAGTGGCCAACGGAGAAATTTGGACCACCTCTGATGCAAACCGGTGTAAAGAAATCTCTGGTTGCAGAGACATTATGATTGGCCGAGGAGTTGTTGCAAACCCTGCCCTTGCTTTAATGATTCGTCAGGATAAAAACGAATGCCTTACTTGGGAAGAAATGAAAGAAATTTTATTTCAATATTGGTTGAGTTTAGAAGCAGACATGGAAGCAAAAAGTCGTGCAGGCAGGATCAAACAATGGTTACACTACCTTTCCCGTCAATACCCAGAAGCTGAAAAAGATTTTGAAACTGTAAAACGATTCACAAAACTGGAAGACTTTACCAAGTATTTGAAGATACCAGTAGTGGTCATGTAG